The Carnobacterium mobile DSM 4848 genome includes a window with the following:
- a CDS encoding F0F1 ATP synthase subunit gamma, producing the protein MAESLNDITKKIASTKKTSQITNAMQMVSGAKLSKAEQTASGFQIYAKKVREIVTHLAHTQLAIIEDSHLIGTNSPSNIDFHDMLIERPVKKTGYIVISSDKGLAGGYNSSIIKATIDMIQKDHSSPDEYIFMAVGSTAGDFFKSRGMNVAYELNDISDQPTFDEVRGIARTATEMYKNEVFDELYVCYNHHINTISFEYRADKMLPLNNLDPTETVEYESDYLYEPSKEEILDILLPQYAESLIYGAILDAKAAEHAARMTAMKGATDNANDIIDDLTVHYNRARQAAITEEITEIIGGASALG; encoded by the coding sequence ATGGCAGAGTCTTTAAATGACATTACCAAAAAAATTGCATCAACTAAAAAAACAAGTCAAATCACAAATGCTATGCAGATGGTGTCAGGAGCCAAATTATCTAAGGCTGAACAAACAGCCAGCGGCTTTCAGATATACGCTAAGAAAGTGAGAGAAATTGTTACCCATTTAGCGCATACTCAATTAGCAATAATTGAAGATAGTCATTTAATTGGGACCAATTCACCTTCGAATATCGATTTTCACGACATGCTGATCGAACGACCAGTTAAAAAAACAGGTTATATCGTGATCAGCTCTGATAAAGGTTTGGCTGGCGGCTATAATAGCTCGATTATTAAAGCAACCATAGATATGATCCAAAAAGACCATTCTTCGCCAGATGAATATATTTTCATGGCTGTCGGCAGTACGGCAGGGGATTTCTTTAAATCAAGAGGAATGAACGTAGCTTATGAATTAAATGACATTAGCGACCAGCCGACATTTGATGAAGTTCGAGGCATTGCCCGGACAGCAACAGAAATGTATAAAAATGAAGTATTTGATGAGTTGTATGTTTGTTACAACCACCACATCAACACCATCTCTTTTGAGTACCGTGCTGACAAAATGTTGCCATTAAATAATCTGGATCCCACAGAAACAGTGGAATATGAAAGTGATTATTTATATGAGCCTTCAAAGGAAGAAATTCTGGATATTTTGTTGCCGCAGTATGCTGAAAGTTTGATTTATGGTGCTATTCTAGATGCAAAAGCTGCTGAACATGCGGCTCGTATGACGGCGATGAAAGGTGCAACAGATAATGCAAATGACATTATTGATGACTTAACCGTGCATTACAATCGGGCTCGTCAAGCTGCGATAACAGAAGA